Proteins found in one Aquibium microcysteis genomic segment:
- a CDS encoding TRAP transporter small permease subunit translates to MPEAIKTYVRVVDAMSHWMGLFAMYLVFAMIGILGYASIMKVFFLPSLWTVEMAQFVMVAYFTLGGAFTLKEGDHVRMDLVYGRWSVRQKAGVDLFTGVALILFLVMLQIGGISSLIYAVEFGEKSFSAWAPKMWPIKVVLNIGIFLTLLQAISLFFKDWATARGEPIR, encoded by the coding sequence GTGCCTGAAGCCATCAAGACCTATGTGAGGGTCGTGGATGCCATGAGCCACTGGATGGGGCTCTTCGCGATGTATCTCGTCTTCGCGATGATCGGCATTCTCGGCTATGCCTCGATCATGAAGGTGTTCTTCCTGCCGTCGCTCTGGACCGTCGAGATGGCCCAGTTCGTGATGGTTGCCTATTTCACGCTCGGCGGCGCCTTCACGCTGAAGGAGGGCGATCACGTCCGGATGGACCTCGTCTACGGACGCTGGAGCGTGCGGCAGAAGGCCGGCGTCGACCTCTTCACGGGCGTGGCACTCATTCTTTTCCTGGTGATGCTGCAGATCGGCGGGATCTCGTCGCTGATCTACGCCGTCGAGTTCGGCGAGAAGAGCTTCTCGGCCTGGGCGCCGAAGATGTGGCCCATCAAGGTGGTGCTCAACATCGGCATCTTCCTGACGCTGCTGCAGGCGATCTCGCTCTTCTTCAAGGACTGGGCGACGGCCCGCGGAGAACCGATCCGGTGA
- a CDS encoding N-formylglutamate amidohydrolase has protein sequence MSAGPEMDGAEAGPVRVFNRAAAGPFVLVCDHASNHVPKAYGTLGLPESDLMRHIAWDPGAAPVSRRMAERLDAVLVESAISRLIVDCNRPLDAPDLMPALSETTVIPANRSVPADERARRIALAHAPFHDAIDAIVAERQAAGLATAIVSVHSFTPVYRGIPRPWHVGIIHDGDERLSAPMIQALSAIDGIVVGDNEPYSPADRVYYTLERHARTRGLPCAMIEIRNDDIGDEAGQALWADRLAHILSGIQEPGIDHGEAKATREERTDRRA, from the coding sequence ATGAGTGCGGGGCCGGAGATGGACGGGGCGGAGGCGGGGCCCGTGCGGGTCTTCAACCGCGCTGCCGCGGGTCCCTTCGTGCTCGTCTGCGATCACGCCTCGAACCACGTTCCCAAGGCGTACGGTACGCTCGGCCTTCCGGAGAGCGACCTCATGCGGCACATCGCATGGGATCCGGGCGCTGCCCCGGTGTCGCGCCGCATGGCCGAGCGGCTTGACGCCGTCCTCGTCGAATCGGCCATTTCCAGGCTGATCGTCGATTGCAACCGGCCGCTCGACGCGCCGGATCTGATGCCGGCTCTCAGCGAGACCACCGTCATCCCCGCGAACCGCTCGGTTCCGGCCGACGAGCGCGCGCGGCGGATCGCGCTAGCCCATGCGCCTTTCCACGACGCCATCGATGCCATCGTTGCCGAACGGCAGGCAGCGGGCCTGGCCACGGCGATCGTGTCCGTCCATTCCTTCACGCCGGTCTACCGCGGCATCCCGAGGCCCTGGCACGTCGGCATCATCCACGACGGCGACGAGCGACTGTCGGCGCCGATGATCCAGGCGCTTTCGGCGATCGACGGGATCGTGGTCGGCGACAACGAGCCGTATTCTCCGGCGGACCGGGTCTATTATACGCTGGAAAGGCATGCGCGTACGCGCGGCCTCCCTTGCGCGATGATCGAAATCCGCAATGATGACATCGGCGACGAGGCGGGCCAGGCGCTCTGGGCCGACCGCCTCGCCCACATTCTGTCCGGCATTCAAGAACCGGGCATCGACCATGGGGAGGCGAAGGCAACTCGCGAAGAGAGGACGGACAGGCGTGCCTGA
- a CDS encoding MurR/RpiR family transcriptional regulator encodes MITSIAELITDRMDAMPAGERRAAQTLIANYPLAGLKTVADFSQLAGVSSPTILRFVARLGFHNYSEFQAALQHELAAQLQSPLSRTERQPGRRGEEPATLAATLDNIRETFGHVSQRQIDEIVALLAHPRASIHLVGGRFTDPIARYMAAHMTIIRPAVFHLSGQESNWRDRLIDMGRRDVLFVFDIRRYQDSLLRLAETAHRRGIRIVLVTDQWLSPIARFARHVVAGRTAVPSAWDSSAALFVFAEVLIGELTRRLEHESAERIGQLETLRKG; translated from the coding sequence ATGATCACGAGCATCGCCGAGCTGATCACCGACCGGATGGACGCGATGCCGGCCGGCGAACGCCGCGCCGCCCAGACCCTGATCGCCAACTACCCGCTGGCCGGGCTGAAGACGGTTGCCGACTTCTCCCAGCTCGCCGGGGTCAGTTCTCCGACCATCCTGCGCTTCGTTGCCCGCCTCGGCTTCCACAACTATTCCGAGTTTCAGGCGGCGCTTCAGCATGAACTCGCGGCACAGCTGCAGTCCCCCCTCTCGCGCACCGAGCGCCAGCCCGGGCGGCGCGGCGAGGAACCGGCGACGCTCGCCGCCACGCTCGACAACATCCGCGAAACCTTCGGCCACGTCTCGCAGCGCCAGATCGACGAGATCGTCGCGCTTCTGGCGCATCCCCGCGCGAGCATCCACCTCGTCGGCGGCCGATTCACCGATCCGATCGCCCGCTACATGGCGGCCCACATGACCATCATCCGTCCCGCGGTCTTCCATCTGTCAGGCCAGGAGAGCAACTGGCGCGACAGGCTGATCGACATGGGACGGCGCGACGTGCTCTTCGTCTTCGATATCCGGCGGTACCAGGACAGCCTGCTGCGGCTGGCGGAGACGGCACACAGGCGCGGCATCCGGATCGTCCTGGTGACCGACCAGTGGCTGTCGCCGATCGCCCGCTTCGCCCGGCACGTGGTGGCCGGGCGCACGGCCGTCCCTTCCGCGTGGGACTCGTCGGCGGCACTCTTCGTCTTCGCGGAGGTCCTGATCGGCGAACTGACGCGAAGGCTGGAGCATGAAAGCGCCGAGCGGATCGGCCAACTGGAGACCTTGCGCAAGGGCTGA
- a CDS encoding efflux RND transporter periplasmic adaptor subunit yields MSIWKQSALTLVLIVAAFFGWLRFYPGAPETLAGMGITNVPFAPQAAPGGAAAPADGRGGGGFGGQQSAVVAQPVLELTINDRLSAIGTGRAVRSVVVTPFASGRLTELLVESGATVARGDVIARLDSQAERIELDRAQVTLRDAQARVERFQALRNSAAATAVQLADAEVQLDNARLALRDAELALERRSVEAPIGGVVGILPITAGNYVTSSTEIATIDDRSEILVDFWVPERFAGMITVGSSLTAASVARPGEVFEGNVSAVDNRIETDSRTLRVQARLPNPSDRLRAGMAFEVSMRFPGDTFPAVDPLAVQWGTDGAYVWAIRDGRAERVAVRIIQRNTDSVLVDAPLTLQDAVVTEGLHAVREGAEVRIAGRAGETAAPAAAGGS; encoded by the coding sequence ATGTCGATCTGGAAACAGTCAGCACTGACCCTCGTCCTGATCGTTGCGGCGTTCTTCGGATGGCTCCGCTTCTACCCCGGAGCGCCGGAGACCCTCGCCGGCATGGGGATCACGAACGTTCCCTTCGCCCCGCAGGCCGCTCCGGGCGGCGCGGCTGCGCCGGCGGACGGGAGGGGCGGCGGCGGTTTCGGCGGCCAGCAGTCGGCGGTCGTCGCCCAGCCGGTTCTCGAACTGACGATCAACGACCGCCTCTCGGCCATCGGCACCGGCCGCGCGGTCCGTTCGGTCGTCGTTACGCCCTTCGCGAGCGGCCGGCTGACGGAGTTGCTGGTCGAATCGGGCGCCACCGTGGCACGCGGCGACGTCATCGCGCGGCTCGATTCGCAGGCCGAGCGGATCGAACTCGATCGGGCGCAGGTGACCCTGCGCGATGCGCAGGCGCGGGTCGAGCGCTTCCAGGCGCTGCGCAACTCCGCCGCCGCCACGGCGGTGCAGCTCGCCGATGCCGAGGTCCAGCTCGACAATGCGCGGCTCGCGCTGCGCGACGCCGAACTCGCGCTCGAGCGCCGCTCCGTCGAGGCGCCGATCGGCGGGGTCGTCGGCATTCTGCCGATCACCGCCGGGAACTACGTCACGTCGTCGACCGAGATCGCCACGATCGACGACCGCTCGGAAATCCTCGTCGACTTCTGGGTGCCCGAGCGCTTCGCGGGGATGATCACCGTCGGCTCCTCGCTCACCGCGGCCTCCGTGGCGCGGCCGGGAGAAGTGTTCGAGGGCAACGTCAGCGCGGTCGACAACCGCATCGAGACCGACAGCCGCACGCTGCGGGTTCAGGCGCGGCTTCCCAATCCCAGCGACAGGCTGCGCGCCGGCATGGCGTTCGAAGTGAGCATGCGCTTCCCCGGCGACACTTTCCCGGCGGTCGATCCGCTGGCTGTGCAGTGGGGCACCGACGGCGCCTATGTCTGGGCGATCCGGGACGGCCGGGCTGAACGCGTCGCCGTCCGGATCATCCAGCGCAACACCGACAGCGTGCTCGTCGATGCACCGCTGACGCTGCAGGATGCCGTGGTGACGGAGGGTCTCCACGCCGTCCGTGAAGGCGCGGAGGTCCGGATCGCAGGCCGGGCCGGCGAGACCGCGGCGCCCGCCGCGGCAGGCGGATCCTGA
- a CDS encoding efflux RND transporter permease subunit produces the protein MDFKTERQENSLTALFVRRPVLAFVFNTLIVVAGLAAFFGVEIRELPDVDQPVITIRTDFAGAAAETIDRELTGVIEGAVSRVAGVKSISSSSSFGESRVTVEFRDDVDIDTAASDLRDAVGRVVNNLPEDADASRIVKADANAQAVVRLGVTSDRMSVEDMTVLVEDEVVDALSAVPGVADVQVYGDRSKIFRIDIDQGKMASLNLTVADLTSALSSISFDTPAGSLTSNTQDLIVRATASVNSPEAFENLIINRRARLGDFATVTLGPDIGQSQLRANGKPGIGLGIIRAAQSNTLEISQGVREAAARIQQNLPEGMTIEITSDDATFINGAIHEVEIALLISVSVVLLIIFLFLWDWRATIIPGLAMPVALIGTLAAIYLVGFSVNILTLLALVLATGLVVDDAIVVLENIVRRRNEGMGPRAAAVLGTEEVFFAVIATTATLIAVFVPLSFLPGQTGGLFREFGFVLAIAVFLSSLVALSLCPMLASRILREGAEQEGHGGLIGGIGGAMAGLYRRMLRACLDAPMVVVAVSILFAALAGSLYPTIKSELTPSEDRSQAFLRISAPQGVSLDYLAQQMRAIETLLQPLRESGEITSTFAIAGSGGSSNSGFMVLRLADWQDRERSQQAIVADISRIVQNVPGVRAFAFQPNSLGIRGAGSGLQFAVAGNNYADLREAAQKIVADLERDPRFRQARLSTDASQPQLSVSIDRERASDLGIEINGLGAAMQAMLDGRQVGQVFIDDRSFDVKLVSTTNPINDPTDLENVFIRTGDGRFVPVATIATLREQAVAPGLDREQQLRSVGITSALASDFALGEAYQVAQAIAEPHLPAGARIIPLAEAATLGEQSSSMARTFGFAIVIILLVLAAQFESFVSAVIIMATVPLGLACAVFAMLLTGTSMNVYSQIGLVLLVGIMAKNGILIVEFANQLRDRGQGVREAIENAANIRLRPVMMTMICTIVGGVPLILAEGAGAEARIALGWVIVGGLGLATASTLFLTPVAYLILGRFVTPKAHEEERLHREIEAARNPAPSPVPGE, from the coding sequence ATGGACTTCAAGACCGAACGCCAGGAAAACAGCCTGACCGCGCTGTTCGTGCGCCGTCCCGTCCTCGCCTTCGTGTTCAACACGCTGATCGTTGTGGCCGGTCTCGCCGCCTTCTTCGGCGTCGAGATCCGCGAATTGCCCGACGTCGACCAGCCGGTCATCACCATCCGGACCGATTTCGCTGGCGCTGCGGCCGAGACGATCGACCGCGAACTGACCGGCGTGATCGAAGGCGCCGTCTCCCGCGTCGCGGGCGTGAAGTCGATCTCGTCCTCGTCCTCGTTCGGCGAAAGCCGCGTGACGGTGGAGTTCCGGGACGATGTCGACATCGACACCGCCGCGTCCGATCTGCGCGATGCCGTGGGGCGCGTCGTCAACAACCTGCCCGAAGACGCCGACGCCTCGCGCATCGTCAAGGCGGACGCCAATGCGCAGGCCGTCGTCCGGCTCGGCGTCACCTCCGACCGGATGTCCGTGGAGGACATGACGGTTCTCGTCGAGGACGAGGTCGTCGACGCCTTGTCGGCCGTACCGGGCGTCGCCGACGTTCAGGTGTATGGCGACCGCAGCAAGATCTTCCGCATCGACATCGACCAGGGGAAGATGGCGAGCCTGAACCTGACCGTCGCCGACCTGACGAGCGCCCTCTCCTCCATTTCGTTCGACACGCCCGCCGGCTCGCTCACGTCCAACACACAGGACCTGATCGTCCGCGCCACCGCCTCCGTGAACTCGCCCGAAGCCTTCGAGAACCTGATCATCAACCGGCGCGCGCGGCTGGGCGATTTCGCCACGGTGACGCTCGGCCCCGACATCGGCCAGTCGCAGCTGCGGGCCAACGGCAAGCCCGGCATCGGTCTCGGCATCATCCGGGCCGCACAATCCAACACGCTCGAAATCTCTCAGGGCGTGCGCGAGGCGGCCGCCCGCATCCAGCAGAACCTGCCCGAGGGCATGACCATCGAGATCACCAGCGACGACGCCACCTTCATCAACGGCGCCATCCACGAGGTCGAGATCGCGCTGCTGATCTCGGTCAGCGTGGTGCTGCTGATCATCTTCCTGTTCCTGTGGGACTGGCGCGCCACGATCATTCCCGGCCTCGCCATGCCGGTGGCGCTGATCGGCACGCTGGCCGCGATCTATCTGGTCGGCTTCTCGGTCAACATCCTCACCCTGCTCGCCCTCGTCCTGGCGACGGGCCTCGTGGTCGACGACGCCATCGTGGTGCTGGAGAACATCGTGCGGCGCCGCAACGAGGGCATGGGCCCGCGCGCGGCTGCGGTGCTCGGTACCGAGGAGGTGTTCTTCGCCGTCATCGCCACGACGGCGACGCTGATCGCCGTCTTCGTGCCGCTGTCCTTCCTGCCTGGTCAGACCGGCGGACTGTTCCGCGAGTTCGGCTTCGTGCTGGCGATCGCGGTGTTCCTGTCGTCGCTAGTCGCCCTGTCGCTCTGTCCAATGCTGGCCTCGCGCATTCTCAGGGAAGGCGCGGAGCAGGAGGGACATGGTGGCCTGATCGGCGGCATCGGCGGCGCGATGGCAGGGCTGTACCGGCGCATGCTGCGCGCATGCCTCGACGCACCGATGGTGGTCGTCGCGGTCTCCATCCTCTTCGCCGCGCTCGCCGGCAGCCTCTATCCGACGATCAAGTCGGAACTGACGCCCTCCGAGGATCGCTCGCAGGCCTTCCTGCGCATCTCCGCTCCGCAGGGCGTCAGCCTCGACTACCTCGCCCAGCAGATGCGCGCGATCGAGACCCTCCTGCAGCCCTTGCGCGAGAGTGGCGAGATCACCAGCACTTTCGCCATCGCCGGCTCCGGCGGCTCGTCCAACAGCGGCTTCATGGTGCTTCGGCTCGCCGACTGGCAGGATCGCGAGCGCTCCCAGCAGGCGATCGTCGCCGACATCAGCAGGATCGTCCAGAACGTGCCAGGCGTGCGCGCCTTCGCTTTCCAGCCCAACAGCCTCGGTATCCGCGGCGCCGGCAGCGGCCTTCAGTTCGCGGTCGCGGGCAACAATTACGCCGATTTGCGCGAGGCGGCGCAGAAGATCGTCGCCGACCTCGAGCGCGACCCGCGGTTCCGGCAGGCACGACTGTCGACGGACGCGAGCCAGCCGCAGCTCTCGGTTTCGATCGATCGCGAGCGCGCCTCCGACCTGGGGATCGAGATCAACGGCCTCGGAGCGGCCATGCAGGCCATGCTCGACGGCCGACAGGTGGGCCAGGTGTTCATCGACGACCGCTCCTTCGACGTGAAGCTGGTCTCTACCACCAATCCGATCAACGACCCGACGGATCTGGAGAACGTCTTCATCCGCACGGGCGACGGCCGCTTCGTCCCCGTTGCCACCATTGCGACGCTGCGCGAGCAGGCGGTTGCGCCGGGTCTCGATCGCGAGCAGCAGCTTCGCTCGGTGGGCATCACCTCGGCGCTCGCGTCCGATTTCGCCCTCGGCGAGGCCTATCAGGTCGCGCAGGCGATCGCCGAACCGCATCTGCCGGCGGGCGCGCGGATCATTCCGCTGGCGGAGGCCGCCACGCTCGGCGAGCAGTCCTCGTCGATGGCGCGGACCTTCGGCTTCGCCATCGTCATCATCCTTCTGGTGCTCGCCGCGCAGTTCGAGAGCTTCGTCTCGGCCGTCATCATCATGGCGACCGTGCCGCTGGGACTCGCCTGCGCGGTGTTCGCCATGCTCCTCACGGGCACGAGCATGAACGTCTACAGCCAGATCGGCCTCGTCCTCCTCGTCGGCATCATGGCCAAGAACGGCATCCTGATCGTCGAGTTCGCCAACCAGCTGCGCGACCGCGGCCAGGGCGTCCGCGAGGCGATCGAGAACGCCGCCAACATCCGGCTGCGCCCGGTGATGATGACCATGATCTGCACCATCGTCGGCGGCGTGCCGCTGATCCTGGCTGAGGGCGCCGGCGCGGAAGCCCGAATCGCGCTCGGCTGGGTCATCGTCGGCGGCCTCGGCCTCGCCACCGCCTCGACGCTGTTCCTCACCCCGGTCGCTTACCTCATCCTCGGCCGCTTCGTGACACCGAAGGCGCACGAGGAAGAACGGCTGCATCGTGAGATCGAGGCCGCGCGCAATCCGGCACCGTCGCCGGTGCCGGGCGAATAG
- a CDS encoding ABC-F family ATP-binding cassette domain-containing protein yields MIRLESIGKQNGKQIVFIEASAAIQRGEKVGLVGPNGAGKSTLFRMMTGEELPDEGQVSVDRGIRIGYFSQDVGDMTGRSAVVEVMDGVGPVSVLAAEMAELEAAMGDPDQADRMDEIIERYGEVQAKYDELDGYALDGRAREVLGGLGFSDEMMNGDVGKLSGGWKMRVALAKILLMRPDVMLLDEPSNHLDIESLIWLESFLKGFDGALVMTSHDRAFMNRIVGKIIEIDGGALTSYSGDYEFYRQQRALAEVQQQAQFERQQAMLAKEIAFIERFKARASHAAQVQSRVKKLDKIDRVEPPKRQQTVRFEFQPAPRSGEDVATLKNVHKSYGSRRIYEGLDFQVRRGERWCVMGVNGAGKSTLLKLVAGAAEPDDGTVARGPSVKMGYFAQHAMELLDGEATILEWLEDSFPQAGQAPLRALAGCFGFTGDEIEKKCRVLSGGEKVRLVMARMLFDPPNFLVLDEPTNHLDIATKQMLIEALARYEGAMLFVSHDRHFLAALSNRVLELTPDGMHAYGGGYVEYVQRTGQEAPGLRT; encoded by the coding sequence ATGATCCGTCTCGAAAGCATCGGCAAACAGAACGGCAAGCAGATCGTCTTCATAGAAGCGTCGGCGGCGATCCAGCGCGGCGAGAAGGTCGGCCTCGTGGGTCCGAACGGTGCCGGCAAGTCCACGCTGTTTCGCATGATGACGGGCGAGGAACTGCCCGACGAAGGCCAGGTCTCGGTCGATCGCGGCATCCGCATTGGCTACTTCAGCCAGGACGTCGGCGACATGACGGGCCGCAGCGCGGTCGTCGAAGTGATGGACGGCGTCGGTCCCGTCAGCGTGCTCGCGGCCGAGATGGCCGAACTCGAGGCCGCCATGGGCGATCCGGACCAGGCCGACCGCATGGACGAGATCATCGAGCGCTACGGCGAGGTGCAGGCCAAGTACGACGAGCTCGACGGCTACGCGCTCGACGGCCGTGCGCGCGAGGTGCTGGGCGGGCTCGGCTTCAGCGACGAGATGATGAACGGCGATGTCGGCAAGCTGTCCGGCGGCTGGAAGATGCGCGTGGCGCTCGCCAAGATCCTGCTGATGCGGCCGGACGTCATGCTTCTCGACGAGCCGTCGAACCATCTCGACATCGAGAGCCTGATCTGGCTCGAATCCTTCCTCAAGGGCTTCGACGGTGCGCTGGTGATGACCTCGCACGACCGCGCCTTCATGAATCGCATCGTCGGCAAGATCATCGAGATCGACGGCGGCGCGCTGACCTCCTATTCGGGCGACTACGAGTTCTACCGGCAGCAGCGGGCGCTGGCCGAGGTGCAGCAGCAGGCCCAGTTCGAGCGCCAGCAGGCGATGCTGGCCAAGGAGATCGCCTTCATCGAGCGCTTCAAGGCACGGGCCAGCCATGCCGCGCAGGTGCAGAGCCGGGTGAAGAAGCTCGACAAGATCGACCGTGTCGAACCCCCGAAGCGTCAGCAGACGGTGCGCTTCGAGTTCCAGCCGGCGCCGCGCTCGGGCGAGGACGTCGCGACCCTGAAGAACGTGCACAAGAGCTACGGCTCACGCCGGATCTACGAGGGTCTCGACTTCCAGGTCCGCCGCGGCGAGCGCTGGTGCGTCATGGGCGTCAACGGCGCCGGCAAGTCCACGTTGCTGAAGCTGGTTGCCGGCGCGGCCGAGCCAGACGACGGCACGGTGGCGCGCGGCCCGAGCGTGAAGATGGGCTACTTCGCCCAGCATGCGATGGAACTGCTCGACGGGGAGGCGACGATCCTGGAGTGGCTGGAAGATTCCTTTCCGCAGGCGGGCCAGGCGCCGCTGCGCGCGCTCGCCGGCTGCTTCGGCTTCACCGGCGACGAGATCGAAAAGAAGTGCCGGGTGCTTTCGGGTGGCGAGAAGGTGCGGCTGGTGATGGCCCGGATGCTGTTCGATCCGCCGAACTTCCTCGTGCTCGACGAGCCGACCAACCATCTCGACATCGCTACCAAGCAGATGCTGATCGAGGCGCTGGCGCGCTACGAGGGCGCCATGCTGTTCGTCAGCCACGACCGGCATTTCCTGGCCGCCCTGTCGAACCGGGTGCTGGAGCTGACGCCGGACGGCATGCACGCTTATGGCGGCGGCTATGTCGAATACGTTCAGCGGACCGGCCAGGAGGCACCGGGCCTCCGGACCTGA
- a CDS encoding ABC transporter substrate-binding protein yields MKSIIGKSVLVMGLAAGMASAAHATQGVSDTEIVIGSNGDLSGIFAAFNVGAIKAAQQVFEEVNAAGGIHGRKIRFVVEDHGYQVPKAVQNFNKLVNSDQVFAMILNLGTPHNIAGFPIMASKQVANVGPLTAARQMLEGDIAFKYAGFSSYYDQLRAGVKLLAEEKGAKEVCAMYIPSDFGKEIEEGAKDQAEAMGLTWAAETTHKPDEQDFVGSIQKLKEAGCDIVATALGVRQTIVAFGTAKKLGWTDVSFIGSSAGFNTAVAKVPEGVTEGYYAAAGWSDYENRLDNPAVKEWADKFQAFAGQPADTAAQLGYSAADALVKALEAAGKDLTADSFRTAMEGLQYDDVVNDVPVNYGADHQGGDLIVISKVDGGKWVEVGRVDPTKSN; encoded by the coding sequence ATGAAATCCATCATCGGAAAGAGCGTGCTCGTCATGGGCCTTGCGGCCGGCATGGCATCGGCCGCGCACGCCACCCAGGGCGTGTCCGACACCGAGATCGTCATCGGCTCGAACGGCGATCTTTCGGGCATCTTCGCCGCCTTCAACGTCGGCGCCATCAAGGCGGCGCAGCAGGTCTTCGAGGAGGTCAACGCGGCCGGCGGCATCCATGGCCGCAAGATCCGCTTCGTGGTGGAGGACCACGGCTACCAGGTGCCGAAGGCGGTGCAGAACTTCAACAAGCTGGTCAATTCCGATCAGGTCTTCGCGATGATCCTGAACCTCGGTACGCCGCACAACATCGCCGGCTTCCCGATCATGGCGTCCAAGCAGGTCGCCAATGTCGGTCCGCTGACGGCCGCGCGCCAGATGCTCGAGGGCGACATCGCCTTCAAGTATGCCGGCTTCTCGTCCTATTACGACCAGCTTCGCGCCGGCGTGAAGCTGCTCGCGGAGGAGAAGGGCGCCAAGGAAGTCTGCGCCATGTACATCCCGTCCGACTTCGGCAAGGAGATCGAGGAAGGCGCCAAGGACCAGGCCGAGGCCATGGGGCTGACCTGGGCGGCGGAGACCACCCACAAGCCCGACGAGCAGGACTTCGTGGGATCGATCCAGAAGCTGAAAGAGGCGGGCTGCGACATCGTGGCAACCGCGCTCGGCGTGCGCCAGACGATCGTGGCCTTCGGAACGGCCAAGAAGCTCGGCTGGACGGACGTTTCGTTCATCGGCTCGTCGGCGGGCTTCAACACCGCCGTCGCCAAGGTGCCGGAAGGCGTGACCGAGGGCTACTACGCCGCTGCCGGCTGGTCCGACTACGAGAACCGTCTCGACAACCCGGCGGTGAAGGAATGGGCCGACAAGTTCCAGGCCTTCGCCGGGCAGCCGGCTGATACCGCCGCCCAGCTCGGCTACAGCGCGGCCGACGCGCTGGTGAAGGCGCTGGAGGCGGCGGGCAAGGACCTGACGGCCGACAGCTTCCGCACGGCGATGGAAGGCCTGCAGTACGACGACGTCGTCAACGACGTGCCGGTCAACTACGGCGCCGATCACCAGGGCGGCGACCTGATCGTCATCTCCAAGGTGGATGGCGGCAAATGGGTCGAAGTCGGCCGCGTCGATCCGACCAAGTCGAACTGA